CgtatgaagatgaagccacTATGAACTGGATCTTTATCGCTTGGGTTTTTCAGAAAGGAAAGCTGTTCACCAGCATGGTAGCTGCGACGCTGCAGCATAGGAAGATCCCTATGTACACAGACCTGCCATTGCCAAGTACTATCGTTGGTATGTTTCTCTATTAAGTTGTCTACGCATAGTAAGGCGACTAACCAGATTGCAGAAAAGGTGGAAGCTCAGCGTGTGAAGTTTATTAATGAAGTCCTAAATAATCTCTATGGTCTCCAGGAGTCACTCTTGGTCACCAACGATGACTGCAAGCGGGAATGTGCATTAATGCTTCTGGGCTCACTTATGAAGCAGATGCGTGAAGCCGGACTTGAAATCCTGGAGCCCAACGACTTGTCATCAACAGTCCGCAGCGTCGTGGAACTGAGAAGATTTGTATCGGGGCTCGAAACCCCTGtctggcatcttgctggGGGTACGGTGGTCCACTCAAGCATGATTGTTCTCTCAAGGATAAGACAAAGCCGTGGATGGATGATATGGCGAAGACCTACATGGACGGGTTTCGGTTCCAGGACTTTAACGGCGCTTTTAGTTCTAAGGGCGTTCATGACTAAAGAGGACCTTGGGAAGATGAAATAGCTTGGCAGGTTGTATGGAATATTCAGAAATCTTTAGAAAGACTCCCCTGCCAGCTTTTCTATTACTAAGTAAGCCATACAACATACTACTGGCTAGTCAGTTTCTTTAATATGTCTTGCACAGCTTGCTTTACCTTTCTGATTAGTAATATCTACTAAGCGCCTATAGGCTTTCTCTCATTCAATGGTCGCTTTTGCTATATGTATAACAGAGCCACCATATTGTGTCTCTGAGAATGCGCTCAATGGCTTACCATCTCGCTCCCTCACTTCCATTATTATATTTGAACGGCAATTCGAATGTTGGTCCAAAGCTGCAAACGCTCCTGAGACCCTCCATGTCCTTTTCACGTTCCTGTCTTGTTTGAACTGACTCCAGAACCTCAGCGAGCTCCTCTCGAACGGTCTCCTGCTCGCCGGCCTGCTGGGAGCCATGTAAGTCAGAATGCATCCCCTCATGCGCCGATAACGTCTTTTCTTCGGTGGCCTCTTCATGCCACTCTGTTGCTTGCCTTATCTTTGCCATCTCAAATGCCACAGCGGCATCAATCCGTTCCTTAAAATCCTTGTCCTGTTGCTCTTCTCCAATCATAGCAAAGTGGCTCCTGCGGTAGACCCCGAGAGCACTCAATAAGAAAGCGACAACCTCCCACCCAAATAAGATTGGCAAAGCGTATCGAAGCTGTGGATTACAACCACCCGACCAGATGTGAGTAAGCACCTGATAGACCTCATGGGCCGGGAATGCATAGCCAACTCTGTAGAATGCCGGGTTGAGATCGAATGGCAGTAACAAAGAGGTGACGTTCAATATGATCCATGAGACGAGGGCCATGGGGATAAATGGAGGCGGTAGCCAAATGGTAAAAAGGTCCAGCGTGAGAAAGTTGACATGGGCAAAGAGCCATATGGTAGCCCATGACAAGACAAACTGATTGCCGTTTACATCCCAATCCGCCTTGAAAGCCCAGATAGCACCTACAACGCAAAGCGACCCAATGAACGTGTAAAtgagagatagtataagcCGGACCACAATGATGCGATGCGCCTTGACGTGGGTATAGAGTTTGAATTGAGCGTAGAGGCCGTTGATCGTACCAAGATAGCAAAATTCTTCAATCATGATCAAGATAATGACCACAGTGTTGTAAATCGCCCTCGATCCTTGAGATGTTGGCTGAATGTTTATAGATTGGAGCTTCCATGGTTCGGCCAGGACAGCCAGGGCGGTCTTGCCGGACACAGACTGGATGTTGCCTGTCCCATTTCCCGTACTGTATCGCACCCTGGCCACTTCGGATAGTAGACGAAGATTTGTCGAGATCGCGGCATCTACGATGGGCGCATATACAGCCTCGTTCCACACATAGCCCATTACATCCGAGTTGTTATATCCTGGGGCTGTGACGTCCCCTTCCAATGCCTGTTGGAGCTTATCTGAAGATCCCTTGTTGACAAAGAAAGCTCCCCAGTACCTTGTCTTGCAAACCGCTTCTAGGAGATCGTTTTTGGTGGGGAAGTCAGAGGCTGGCTTTTCAATTAGGGACGGATAGTCTTTTCCTTGAAGAACTGAGTATGCACCCCTCACAGCCTGACCGATTGCACCCTCATCGTAGTCAACAAAGACGATTCGAAGATTATGCGTATGGTTCGACTGCTGGTAGAGGGAGCCCAGTATATAGCAAAAGAGTCCAAGGAACAGTAGTTGCAGGTAGAGAAAGTTGCTACCCGCTGCCTTGAACCATGCAACCCTGGCCTTCCTTACAACCAAGTCATTTCGTGGCAAGTGGCCAGTGAAGGCCTTGGGGTATAGCGACTCAATTGACGATAGCATTCTCCCTAGGCAGTGACTTTCATCCGTGTATAAATTTGCAATAGTgtcgctgttttcttgtcAGAAGATGGGCCCTTAAAATTCAGAAAACACTCAACTTCGCAATTTGACATAATGTCATCAACAGTCATCATGTGTAAGTGTATGTCAGCACTAAGGCTAAAAGAGACATCGTGGTTCAGCTAAGCAAGCTTGCTGACAAAGCTCTATTCGTGAGCTCCAGGGCCAGTCCAAAAAACATCTAGCTAATCCAAGGCAATGCGAAACTCTTAAAAAGGTCAGGTTCTGGACAAATACGATTCTGACAAGCCGTTGGATACCTTTCCAAAAAACCATCTAGCATGAGGCTTATGGGGCTTGCGGACACTATCTGATTAGTGGCCCTAACTACCTACTCCAGGCAACAAAACCGCGGGAGTGTGCTAAGCTTTATAGACACAGATTCTCGCTTAATACAACCCTTTGAAGTACTATAGACTAGTCAAACCATAACTTTTGAGATACTTCCTTATGACTTTGGTGGTAGCGGTGAGACAGGCCACTCATAATCTCTTCTAAAGTGTGATCTAAAAGTCCATTCACCACAACCAACCTCCTTTACCTCTTCTTTTTCCAAGCCAGGAAGTATAATCTCAGCGACAGTGTTTGGCGGAACCGTAGTTTCGATAGTAAACTCCTCGGTGTCCCCGTCAATAACCCTCGTTTCCCACTCAAAACAGATCGTACCTTGAGGGGAAACATGCGACGCAGCAGCTCGAGAAAAGGTGGCGCCGATAGCTGGGGAAATACGAACTCTCCTCCATCCAGGCTCAAGCCTCTGCAGCCCGGCGACTCTCTCATACATGAACTTGGCTATAGCGCCAAAGGCATAGTGGTTAAATGAGGTCATTTCTCCTGGGTTGATAGAACCGTCAGGCAACATACTGTCCCACCTCTCCCAGACTGTAGTCGCACCCATGGTTACTGGGTATAGCCAAGATGGACAGCCTTTCTCGAGAAGCATCGCATACGCAACTTGGATGTGGCCGGTAGATGCAAGGGCTTCACAAAGAAATGGCGTGGCGGCAAATCCTGTGCTGACTTTGAACTCGTTCTTACGTACGAGCTCCACAAGCCGATCTCCAGCTCGTACTCGTTGTGCTGGGTCAAGGAGGTCAAGACAAATAGCTAGTGCATACGTAGCTTGGGAATCTGAGGTGATGCGTCCCCGTGGTGTGACATATTCTTGCTGGAATTCGATTCGCGTTGTGTGGTAGTCCTCTTTGAATCTCTGCTGCTCATCCTTCCGCCCCAACACGCCACATATCTTGCTCATGAGATCTAGACTTTGTAGCAAAAACATATTTGACACCATCTTTGCGTCTGTTGCGCCTTTCCATGGCTGATCTGGTGGAGCTGCCGGGTCAAGCCAGTCCTGTTCTAATTATCAGCACTATAAAACTTAGAAGTCATTCTTCAGAACTTACGCCGAGTTGAAAGGGTTTTGGATCCCATAGTCCTGAAGCCTGTCGAGGGAGAACCTTCATCCACTTCATCATGCTATCATATTGCTGAACTAGGATACTCTCATCTCCGCTCTCTTGATAAAGGGTCCAGGGTGCTATAATCGTGACATCATGCCAAATGGCGCATGGTACTCTTCTACACCAGATCGGATCTGGGAGAGTGGCATTAGGGCTGACCATTGGAGGAAcgccatcaagaacatcCTGGTCAAATGCAAGATCGATTAGCCAGTTCTTCAATATGCCAAAGCAGTCATAAATAAGGCACCCTGTAGGGCCAAAGAGAGACAGATCTCCAGTCCAGCCGAGTCGTTCATCTCTCTGAGGACAATCAGTCGGCACTGAAAGGAAGTTGCCTCTCATACCCCAGACGATATTCCGATATAGTTGATTTAGCAGTGGGTCTGAGCAAGAGAAGTAACCAGCGGATTTCATGTCAGTGTGACACACAACAGCTTCGATACAGGACATATCAAAGCAACCGGGCCAGTTGTCAACCTGAGCGTACCGAAATCCATGGAAAGTGAATCGTGGTTCCAAGCATAGCTCTGTCGGCGAATATTTGAGTGTTATCTCGTCCTTCGCTTGGCATATTCTCAAAGGCCGAGTACAAAGCTCTTCGTTCTCCATGACTTCGGCATGTTGGAGGGTAATCTTGTGTCCATCCGATCCTCTGATGCCTGATAGACGTAGATATCCAACGAGATTCTGACCAAAGTCAAGGACCCTTTTCCCACTTGGTGTCGTGATCTCTTTGACAGGAGATATGGTTCCGATCCGACGCCCTGGTTCTGCAAAGCCTGCAACGAGCTCTGTTGATACAGGTGGGAATCTCAGCGTTTGTGCATCTGTCCATCCTCTCGGCCTTTCTTGATCCATCACCGATGACCAATTTAGCACCTCCATTGTCATGTCATATTTCTCTCCATCATATATCTCCGCCAAGCGAGTTGGGCCTTGTATAACCTTCCACGAACCATCGCTCTCTATTATGCATCTTTGACCATCTTCGTAAGTAACTTCCAACTGCGCAAGAAGAGCAGTATGAGGACCCCATATGTTTCTGTGTCCGCCTTCAAACCCAATACGGCCACAAAACCATCCCTCTGCAACTCTGATTCCAATACAATTCGTACCGTTGATTAGGTGCGAAAGAACATCATAACTCTGGTACTGGAGTCGTCCATAATAAGATGTCCATCCTGGAGCGAGGAAATAATCACCGACGCGTTGCCCATTGATCTCAGCTTCATAAACTCCTTGCGCGGTGACATAGAGTCGTGCTTTGACAGGCGAGTTGCGAAGAGCAAATTGCCTGCGGAACAAGTTTTCAGGGCTAGCTTCTGTCGTTTCTGAAGCCCATGGGGCGGCGATGCGTTCGCAGGTCCAATCTGACCGATGCAATAGCCCTACTTCAAGATGGGCAGGCTTACTCCAGGGACTCTTTTCCTCCTGCTCATCCCAAACTCGAACACGAATTGATACATGCTCACGAGACTGAAGAGGTTCTCTAAATGGCCATAGAATAAGGATATTTTCCTGGGATTGTTGACTTGTAGTCAATACATCGTGGACCTCTTGGCTAGGACCGTACTTGGTCAACTCGATCTCGTATCCATTTTGTGCACTGCGAGTGTCGTGTTGTGCGATCTTCCAAGAGATTCGCGGCGTGGACTCTTGAACCCCGAGAGTATTGGGAGCCTGATAATGCTCGAAGCGAACATCAGTTACTGACAACATGATGAACAGCCTGTGAAATTCTTCAAACAAATTGCTGTCCTCCGCAGATGAAGCCGGCAAGTATAATTCGTTTCGCTGTAATTTATCCCGAAAAACGAATTCATAGATGAGCAGCTACCTTGTTCACGTTAGTCGGCACCCATTACCCAATATCGTCGGAAAACCCATCGTAAAACACCTCGTAGACTAGAGTCACCGCAATCACGCGTCAAATCGTTGTACCCACTTTGACTGCTCACTGGTGCATGACTACCTTGAGTACAGTACACTGGCCAATGGGGGTTCAATTGGTACGCGGCTTCGCTTCTAAACGCGGATCTCCTCAACCCTACTCCGCACACCATGTTAGCTAACGTTAGTTCACGGACCTGTCTACCTTTACAGATATTCCGACAGCATTTCCGACGTGGaatgtttgttgttgttgtcagCTTGACTTAACTCTCAGCATGGCTCCGTCAACACCACAATGCCCCCCATGTATTATATTCCCCACGGGGATGAGGAAAATCTGGGGAAGCATCGCACTGTTGGGACCTGAGATGTACTCCAGGTTCTGCTTAGGTTAGACTACTCCGACACTTCCCCCCAATGTTGAAGCAAATCGTCACCCACCGTAGGTGCACATGAAGAATACTCGTACACCAAATATTATCCGAGGATACAGAATTGCTCAACCTTTGAGCCAAGTCAGTGACTATAAAGTCAGTGACTCAGAACCACTTTTTGCGGTCATCACAAGTCAATCAAACATTACTTTGACTCGCATTGGTTGCAATCCACACCAACAAAACATGCCGATCTGCCCGATCTCCCTCATCGCATTGGGTGCCACTCTGTTGGCACCTACTGTTTCAGGACAGTACTCGCCTCATTTTCCAGAACCCCCCAACCCGGAGTCCATCGAGATTGTCGAGCTCCCTTTGCCTCCTGTCGTTTCAATCAATGCTACAGGAGCTTGTACCGCCAAAATCAACCCCCGAGGGACTGGCTGTATCGGTGTAGATACTGGAGGAGAGCAGGACTTCCAGTCAGGAGACTTCACGCCTGATGGGAAGCACATCGTGGCCAATGTGGTCTTCATCGGTGCCCCTGCAGCTCCAGACCCTGCGAGCATATATGACGGCGAGCATTTGATCCTTATCACCACTGATGGTACCAACTTTCCTAATGGTGATCCATGGAAGTGTATCACTTGTGGTGTCCCGTCAAAGAATGCTCCTTGGCTCGATCCCCAGAGAGACTATCCTCATGTCTTTCGAAGCGGTGATAAGGCGCTGTGGGGTCATAACATCATCTCCTGTGGCGGACATTCGTTGGCTAGTGATGGTTGTACTCCGAACAACACTCACATCTATCCAATTCACTGGACAGTGACCGCTGATGGGAGTGGAAAAGGCGATTCTCCTCGAGAGATGCGCCTCCATCCCGACGATGAGCACATGGGCTGGAGCTCCTTCACTAATACTGGAGGCCAGTATACTTACTTTGGCCGACTGGAGTTTAATGCCGATCCAAAGGCTGGGGAGCCTCTTGTTCCTCGATACGACTTGGTTGATGTGAACATTCTCGTCGACAAAAATGGCAAACCTCCCATGTACGTCGAAGGCGAGAAATTAACTATCAACCATGATGCGATTACTTCCGGCGAGCTACGTGGCTTCAGTGGCTCGGGCGATGAGATTCTGTACATCGGATCACCCGTGGAAGCCAACAACATCGATGTCATGGCCGTCCATCTTACCACTGGTGCTATCCGACGCCTCACCAGTCATCCCGATTACACTGACCCAATTACCATGTCTCACGATAATCAGTGGATTGTTGCTATGGACACACGTGTTGTAGGTCGCCAGATGTTCATGTCTGGTATGAGATGGATCCCTCCTATTATCGATTACCTCGTTGTTGCcatcgcttcttcaacgcGCAATAACGGGCCACGAAGATTCTTTCAGCCGATCCTCATCAGTCATGACGGAGATAGTGGAAACTATTTCGGTCAGCAGGTTAATGCGGACGGCGACGGAAGCGATGGGAGCGTCAATGATCCCAACTGGAATGGCAGAGCTGACCCCGCTGTGTCTCCTGACAGCACAATGATTGCATACTGGCAAGCTCTTGTGGTCTCTCCTTCTTGCGGCGGTACCAATCCGCTCCCGTGCCCAGTTTCCACTGCCCAAGGAGGTCGTAACTACCGAGTCATGCTTGCCCGTCGTACGTCTTTGAAGCCTTCCAAGCCAGCACCTGTCTTCAAAGCTCCCGACTTTATCCCTTGGGCGAAACCGTTTCCTGCTGGTAGTACATCACCAAAGCAGTATGAGATCCCAGCCGGTAACTATACACTAGAGGGTCAACTGTCAGGCATTGCCGAGGTTTCATTCATTGAAGACCCCGACACTGGGGTCATCCAAACTATCTCGGCTTCCTACAGTAACTATTCCGATCACACAGGCTACATCATTGACGGGTATGAGAAGGTTTCTAAGTGGAAGTTACTTCCTAATGTCTGGAAAGACCGAGTGGAATGGTTCTCCAACATCACGCAAACTGGAGTCGTAGACGGTACTAAGGTCACAAGTGAGGACGGGTTTGAACTTGAGATTGATGTTTCGGTGAATATCATGGAGACGAACGGAACATTGACAACGATCCTCAATGGGATCGAGTACGTGCAACCTGCTGCTGGAACCTAAGCTAAGTAGAGGAAGGTCTTTTACTTCGACAACAAGTGGTCTATAGTGATAGGATTATATATCCAAGAGATCCCTTAGGGGGTCAAATTCGCCCAGCGCCCGATGCCCATATGTCCAAATTGCATCCCTATCTTTAATGTCCTGCGTGAACCCTAACAAGAATTGAAGCATCCAAGCATCTAAACGGAATGAATCGTCTTTGCTTCGAAGACAGGCGTTATGGAAATGCTGCAGCCGGCTAATTGACATATGGTTCATAGGCCAGTAGTTGTTCATCGATGAAATCATTTCAAAGTTTGTCTCCAACCGCGTCTTCGCAGCCATgatctcgtcatcgtctATACCGAAGAGAAGTGTATGGATCTGAACCGTTGAAGCCAAGCATAGAATATGGCCAGCAAGTGGATACAAAACGACAGTATCTGGCCGCCATTTCGCTTCATAAATGAGGTCGCACAAGTTTGTTGCGTGCTGTTTACATCGTTGGGCGAACCCTTGCCTACTTTCATCGCCTGCATCCTGTTCTTGAGCAGATTGAAGGTTTTGATAGAATAAGAGCTGACCAGCGTGATTATAGTTGATATGTAGTGTGATAAAAATAGCACCAAAGCCCTCATCAGCCCAGTAGATCACATTTTCCTCGGAATAGCGAAGTCTTGGGGGTAAGTTGTCAGCCCACTCATCAAGGCTGTGGCGAAGTTGATGATCACAACTTTCGCTCACTGAGTGTTCATCTTGTGTATCTACTACCCGGGAGTTGAGAAAGACAATGATGTCGTAAAGTAAGAGATTGAGCCGGATCATCTGGGCGACCAAAGAGTGCGGATCGAAGTTGCAAATGGGGGATGAACCAGGCGACGAGTCATATTGTATCTCTGGCATGTTGTAGGTCAATGAGGCAAATCGGCCCTCATCCATGGGCAACGGGACGGTGTTTCGTGgttttatatacctagggAGAGACTGAGTTGCGCTTGACCATGTCTCAGTTGTAATGAGTGACCACCATACTGCGTAAAAGAGTAAGTACAGCACCTCACGTTCGGGTCAGAGTCAGTCAAAGTTACCTCTTCTGTTAATCTCCTGCTCTAGAACTGACTCGGTTGGTA
This DNA window, taken from Fusarium fujikuroi IMI 58289 draft genome, chromosome FFUJ_chr11, encodes the following:
- a CDS encoding probable alfa-L-rhamnosidase, with translation MLSVTDVRFEHYQAPNTLGVQESTPRISWKIAQHDTRSAQNGYEIELTKYGPSQEVHDVLTTSQQSQENILILWPFREPLQSREHVSIRVRVWDEQEEKSPWSKPAHLEVGLLHRSDWTCERIAAPWASETTEASPENLFRRQFALRNSPVKARLYVTAQGVYEAEINGQRVGDYFLAPGWTSYYGRLQYQSYDVLSHLINGTNCIGIRVAEGWFCGRIGFEGGHRNIWGPHTALLAQLEVTYEDGQRCIIESDGSWKVIQGPTRLAEIYDGEKYDMTMEVLNWSSVMDQERPRGWTDAQTLRFPPVSTELVAGFAEPGRRIGTISPVKEITTPSGKRVLDFGQNLVGYLRLSGIRGSDGHKITLQHAEVMENEELCTRPLRICQAKDEITLKYSPTELCLEPRFTFHGFRYAQVDNWPGCFDMSCIEAVVCHTDMKSAGYFSCSDPLLNQLYRNIVWGMRGNFLSVPTDCPQRDERLGWTGDLSLFGPTGCLIYDCFGILKNWLIDLAFDQDVLDGVPPMVSPNATLPDPIWCRRVPCAIWHDVTIIAPWTLYQESGDESILVQQYDSMMKWMKVLPRQASGLWDPKPFQLGDWLDPAAPPDQPWKGATDAKMVSNMFLLQSLDLMSKICGVLGRKDEQQRFKEDYHTTRIEFQQEYVTPRGRITSDSQATYALAICLDLLDPAQRVRAGDRLVELVRKNEFKVSTGFAATPFLCEALASTGHIQVAYAMLLEKGCPSWLYPVTMGATTVWERWDSMLPDGSINPGEMTSFNHYAFGAIAKFMYERVAGLQRLEPGWRRVRISPAIGATFSRAAASHVSPQGTICFEWETRVIDGDTEEFTIETTVPPNTVAEIILPGLEKEEVKEVGCGEWTFRSHFRRDYEWPVSPLPPKS